The following is a genomic window from Citrifermentans bemidjiense Bem.
CTTTCCTTTGCCTTCTCGCGGTAGATCGCCTTCTCGCGCTCGATCAGTTCAGCCGGCACTTCTTCACGGCGAACGTAGAGCGGGGATGCTGCAGCGATGTGCATCGCGATGTCCTTCACGAAGCCCTGGAAGTTCTCGTTCTTGGCGACGAAGTCGGTCTCGCAGTTGACTTCCACCAGGACGCCGATCTTGCCGCCGGCGTGGATGTAGGAGCCGACGAGCCCTTCGGTTGCCGCACGGCCGGCCTTCTTGGAGGCGGCTGCCAGGCCCTTGGTACGGAGGTAGTCGATCGCCTTCTCGTGATCGCCGCCGGTTTCGGTCAGCGCCTTCTTGCAGTCCATGAGGCCTGCACCAGTTGCTTTTCTGAGTTCGTTTACCTGTGCCGCTGTAATGCTCACGTTATCCTCCACAGTCGCCCGCGCCCAAGGACGCGGGCTTCATAGATGTTGTTATCGATCGGTACTGCAGTTTCGGCAGGAAGGGGCGGAGCTGATTAAGCCTCGGCCGGAGTCTCTTCCACGACCTCTTCGCCCTCGGTGGAGAACTCTTCCTCGGCGCCGGTC
Proteins encoded in this region:
- the tsf gene encoding translation elongation factor Ts gives rise to the protein MSITAAQVNELRKATGAGLMDCKKALTETGGDHEKAIDYLRTKGLAAASKKAGRAATEGLVGSYIHAGGKIGVLVEVNCETDFVAKNENFQGFVKDIAMHIAAASPLYVRREEVPAELIEREKAIYREKAKESGKPAAIIEKILDGQINKFFADICLLEQTYVKDPDKTIQTFLNETIASIGENMSIRRFAKFVLGEGLAKKESDFAAEVAAAVGQ